In the Paludisphaera rhizosphaerae genome, one interval contains:
- the rdgB gene encoding RdgB/HAM1 family non-canonical purine NTP pyrophosphatase, translating into MSSPIRLVLGSRNRKKCQEMAELIAPPWERRPWMDLIAVESIAAYPDVPDVVEDADTFAGNARKKASETARALGVWALADDSGLAVDALGGAPGVYSARYAGEPCDDAANCSKLFEALSHVPDDRRGAAFRCVLALADPEGNIRLEAEGSVRGRIIREIRGVGGFGYDPMFLIPEYHKTFGELSALVKHQLSHRARAFSHLRPGLEKLVSEAAR; encoded by the coding sequence ATGAGCAGCCCCATCCGCCTCGTCCTCGGCTCGCGGAACCGCAAGAAGTGCCAGGAGATGGCCGAACTCATCGCCCCTCCCTGGGAACGTCGGCCGTGGATGGACCTCATCGCCGTGGAGTCGATCGCCGCCTATCCCGACGTTCCGGACGTCGTCGAGGACGCCGACACCTTCGCCGGCAACGCCCGCAAGAAGGCGTCGGAGACGGCCAGGGCGCTGGGCGTCTGGGCGCTGGCCGACGACTCCGGGCTGGCCGTCGACGCGCTGGGAGGAGCGCCCGGAGTCTACTCGGCTCGGTACGCGGGTGAGCCCTGCGACGACGCCGCGAACTGCAGCAAGCTGTTTGAAGCCCTGAGCCATGTCCCCGACGACCGCCGGGGCGCGGCCTTCCGTTGCGTCCTGGCGCTGGCCGACCCCGAGGGGAACATCCGGCTTGAGGCTGAGGGGAGCGTTCGCGGCCGGATCATCCGCGAGATCCGCGGCGTGGGCGGATTCGGGTACGACCCGATGTTCCTGATCCCCGAATACCACAAGACGTTCGGCGAGCTTTCGGCTCTCGTGAAACACCAGTTGAGCCATCGGGCGCGGGCGTTCTCCCATCTCAGGCCAGGCCTGGAGAAGCTCGTCAGCGAGGCGGCTCGCTGA
- a CDS encoding GNAT family N-acetyltransferase codes for MSTQIDSLRTERLILRTWRDADLEPFSSLNADPAVMEFMPHPLARRESDDFAARCRAHFAEHGFGRWAVEIPGVAPFIGFVGLSKVFFDAPFTPCIEVAWRLGRDYWGKGYATEAARASLQDGFGRLGLEEVCSFTVPANSRSRAVMERLGMTRNPDEDFDHPLLAPGHPLRRHVLYRIRSSA; via the coding sequence ATGAGCACGCAAATCGATTCGCTCCGTACTGAGCGGCTGATCCTGCGCACCTGGCGAGACGCCGACCTGGAGCCGTTCTCCAGCCTGAACGCCGACCCGGCGGTGATGGAGTTCATGCCGCACCCGCTGGCTCGGCGTGAGAGCGACGATTTCGCGGCCCGCTGCCGCGCGCACTTCGCCGAGCACGGCTTTGGCCGATGGGCCGTCGAGATCCCCGGAGTCGCCCCGTTCATCGGCTTCGTGGGGCTCTCGAAAGTGTTCTTCGACGCCCCGTTCACCCCCTGCATCGAGGTCGCCTGGCGACTGGGTCGGGACTACTGGGGAAAGGGCTACGCCACTGAAGCCGCAAGAGCCTCGCTTCAGGACGGTTTTGGGCGGCTGGGCTTGGAGGAGGTGTGCTCCTTCACGGTTCCTGCGAACTCTCGGTCGAGAGCCGTGATGGAACGCCTTGGCATGACGAGAAACCCCGACGAGGACTTCGATCATCCGCTCCTCGCGCCGGGGCATCCGCTGCGTCGACATGTGCTCTATCGAATCCGCAGTTCGGCCTGA